ATCGCCGTGAGCGCCGGCACCGATCGTCTGCAAAAGCTGCGGATCCCACGCGCCATCGGCGCCCCGCTGATAGTGCTCGCGTTCATCGGCTTGCTCGGAGCGTTCGGCACGTGGATAGGGCCGACCGTCCGGGAGCAGACCACCGAGCTCAGGCAGAAGCTGCCGGAGGCGCTCGACAAGCTCGAGAGGTGGGTGGAGGGACAGGGCGGCGGCGTCCTGGCAACCCTCCTGGGCGTGCCCAACGCCGATTCGCTCGCGCGGGCCACCGCGAATGGCCAGTCCCCGACGGCGCCGGTCCAGGTGGTGACGGAGGATCCGCAAGGGCTGCGCGACCGGATCATGTCGCAGCTGAGCGGCGCCGGACGCTATTTCCTTCCCGTGCTCGGCTCGACCCTCGCGGTGGTCGCTGCGATCCTTCTTGTGCTTTTCGTGACGATCTACGTCGCCGTCGACCCGGGATTGTATCAGCGCGGGGCGCTGCGCCTGCTGCCCCCAAGGAACCGCGAGCGCGCGGCGGTCGTGTTCGGCGCGATCGGCGCTACGCTGCGCAAATGGCTCGTGACCCAGCTGATCGCGATGGTCGTGATCGGCGTGGTGACCACGGGAGTCCTGCTCGCGCTCGACGTGCGCGCCGCCGTACCGCTCGGAATTCTCGCCGGACTCCTCGAGTTCGTGCCGACGCTCGGCCCGATCATCAGCGCGATCCCGGCGATCGCGATGGGCTTCGTGGATTCACCGGAAAAGGCGCTGTTTGTCACGATCGCCTACATCCTGATCCAGTTCCTGGAGAACCACATCCTGATTCCCGTCCTCATGAAGGAGGGAATCGATCTCGCGCCCGCGCTGACGATCGTGGTTCAGGCGTTGATGGCGATCGTGTTCGGCTTTTTGGGGCTCCTGGTCGCGGTTCCGCTGCTGGCGATGATCGTCGTCTGTGTCCGCGTGGGCCTGCTGCACGAGGAGCCGGACGTCATGAGTAAAGATCACTCGGATCAACCCGGGCCAACTCCTGCAGTAGTTCCGCAAGTTTCGACGTGACCGCGCTCGCGTAGCGCTCGCCCTTGTCGGCGGTCGCCGCTTTCGGATTCCCGATGCCCGTGTCGTCGGTGACCCGGGTCCATTTCCGCGGCGACCAGGCCCAACCCTCCCGCATCGCCGTGATCTTGGGCCGCCGCGCTTTGCCCTCGCCGGCTTCCGCGAGCGGACGCACCAGCTCCGGATGGCAGTGCAGCATCACGCTGGTCTCGAGCTCGCCGCCGTGATCGCCGAGGTCCTCGAAGTACTCCCGGCCGTCCACTATCTGCCACCAGTTGACCGCGCACAGAAATACACGCGTCGCGGGCTGCAGCTCGCGGATCATCTGCTTGAAGTCGTTGCCGCCGTGCCCGTTCAGGATCAGCAGCTTGTGGATTCCCTGCTGGTCGAGCGAGCTCACGACGTCGCGCA
This sequence is a window from Gemmatimonadaceae bacterium. Protein-coding genes within it:
- a CDS encoding creatininase family protein, with product MPRPYVLAEATWKTVSATKFDLAILPWGATEAHNYHLPYGTDVYECDYFAAESAKLASADGVRVVALPTIPFGVNTGQLDIPLCINMNPSTQALVLRDVVSSLDQQGIHKLLILNGHGGNDFKQMIRELQPATRVFLCAVNWWQIVDGREYFEDLGDHGGELETSVMLHCHPELVRPLAEAGEGKARRPKITAMREGWAWSPRKWTRVTDDTGIGNPKAATADKGERYASAVTSKLAELLQELARVDPSDLYS
- a CDS encoding AI-2E family transporter, yielding MNGLGTTRDKTALRIVVGLGALYVVLHLFWRTRNIVLVVFLGVLFAIAVSAGTDRLQKLRIPRAIGAPLIVLAFIGLLGAFGTWIGPTVREQTTELRQKLPEALDKLERWVEGQGGGVLATLLGVPNADSLARATANGQSPTAPVQVVTEDPQGLRDRIMSQLSGAGRYFLPVLGSTLAVVAAILLVLFVTIYVAVDPGLYQRGALRLLPPRNRERAAVVFGAIGATLRKWLVTQLIAMVVIGVVTTGVLLALDVRAAVPLGILAGLLEFVPTLGPIISAIPAIAMGFVDSPEKALFVTIAYILIQFLENHILIPVLMKEGIDLAPALTIVVQALMAIVFGFLGLLVAVPLLAMIVVCVRVGLLHEEPDVMSKDHSDQPGPTPAVVPQVST